From Schizosaccharomyces pombe strain 972h- genome assembly, chromosome: II, the proteins below share one genomic window:
- the rpb1 gene encoding DNA-directed RNA polymerase II complex large subunit Rpb1 has product MSGIQFSPSSVPLRRVEEVQFGILSPEEIRSMSVAKIEFPETMDESGQRPRVGGLLDPRLGTIDRQFKCQTCGETMADCPGHFGHIELAKPVFHIGFLSKIKKILECVCWNCGKLKIDSSNPKFNDTQRYRDPKNRLNAVWNVCKTKMVCDTGLSAGSDNFDLSNPSANMGHGGCGAAQPTIRKDGLRLWGSWKRGKDESDLPEKRLLSPLEVHTIFTHISSEDLAHLGLNEQYARPDWMIITVLPVPPPSVRPSISVDGTSRGEDDLTHKLSDIIKANANVRRCEQEGAPAHIVSEYEQLLQFHVATYMDNEIAGQPQALQKSGRPLKSIRARLKGKEGRLRGNLMGKRVDFSARTVITGDPNLSLDELGVPRSIAKTLTYPETVTPYNIYQLQELVRNGPDEHPGAKYIIRDTGERIDLRYHKRAGDIPLRYGWRVERHIRDGDVVIFNRQPSLHKMSMMGHRIRVMPYSTFRLNLSVTSPYNADFDGDEMNMHVPQSEETRAEIQEITMVPKQIVSPQSNKPVMGIVQDTLAGVRKFSLRDNFLTRNAVMNIMLWVPDWDGILPPPVILKPKVLWTGKQILSLIIPKGINLIRDDDKQSLSNPTDSGMLIENGEIIYGVVDKKTVGASQGGLVHTIWKEKGPEICKGFFNGIQRVVNYWLLHNGFSIGIGDTIADADTMKEVTRTVKEARRQVAECIQDAQHNRLKPEPGMTLRESFEAKVSRILNQARDNAGRSAEHSLKDSNNVKQMVAAGSKGSFINISQMSACVGQQIVEGKRIPFGFKYRTLPHFPKDDDSPESRGFIENSYLRGLTPQEFFFHAMAGREGLIDTAVKTAETGYIQRRLVKAMEDVMVRYDGTVRNAMGDIIQFAYGEDGLDATLVEYQVFDSLRLSTKQFEKKYRIDLMEDRSLSLYMENSIENDSSVQDLLDEEYTQLVADRELLCKFIFPKGDARWPLPVNVQRIIQNALQIFHLEAKKPTDLLPSDIINGLNELIAKLTIFRGSDRITRDVQNNATLLFQILLRSKFAVKRVIMEYRLNKVAFEWIMGEVEARFQQAVVSPGEMVGTLAAQSIGEPATQMTLNTFHYAGVSSKNVTLGVPRLKEILNVAKNIKTPSLTIYLMPWIAANMDLAKNVQTQIEHTTLSTVTSATEIHYDPDPQDTVIEEDKDFVEAFFAIPDEEVEENLYKQSPWLLRLELDRAKMLDKKLSMSDVAGKIAESFERDLFTIWSEDNADKLIIRCRIIRDDDRKAEDDDNMIEEDVFLKTIEGHMLESISLRGVPNITRVYMMEHKIVRQIEDGTFERADEWVLETDGINLTEAMTVEGVDATRTYSNSFVEILQILGIEATRSALLKELRNVIEFDGSYVNYRHLALLCDVMTSRGHLMAITRHGINRAETGALMRCSFEETVEILMDAAASGEKDDCKGISENIMLGQLAPMGTGAFDIYLDQDMLMNYSLGTAVPTLAGSGMGTSQLPEGAGTPYERSPMVDSGFVGSPDAAAFSPLVQGGSEGREGFGDYGLLGAASPYKGVQSPGYTSPFSSAMSPGYGLTSPSYSPSSPGYSTSPAYMPSSPSYSPTSPSYSPTSPSYSPTSPSYSPTSPSYSATSPSYSPTSPSYSPTSPSYSPTSPSYSPTSPSYSPTSPSYSPTSPSYSPTSPSYSPTSPSYSPTSPSYSPTSPSYSPTSPSYSPTSPSYSPTSPSYSPTSPSYSPTSPSYSPTSPSYSPTSPSYSPTSPSYSPTSPSYSPTSPS; this is encoded by the exons ATGAGCGGGATTCAG TTTTCACCTTCTTCTGTCCCCTTACG CCGGGTGGAGGAGGTTCAATTTGGAATCTTGTCCCCGGAGGAAATTCGTTCAATGAGCGTTGCGAAGATTGAG TTTCCTGAGACCATGGATGAAAGTGGACAACGCCCCCGTGTTGGTGGGCTCCTGGACCCTCGATTGGGGACTATTG ATCGACAATTCAAGTGTCAAACCTGTGGTGAAACTATGGCGGATTGTCCTGGTCATTTTG GTCATATTGAACTTGCAAAGCCAGTTTTCCACATCGGTTTCCtaagcaaaataaaaaaaatattagaatGCGTTTGTTGGAATTGCGGCAAACTTAAGATTGATTCT TcaaatccaaaatttaatgaCACACAACGTTATCGTGATCCCAAAAATCGATTAAATGCAGTTTGGAATGTCTGCAAGACAAAAATGGTTTGCGATACTGGCTTATCTGCAGGCTCAGATAATTTCGACCTTAGTAATCCCTCCGCCAATATGGGACACGGTGGTTGTGGGGCTGCCCAACCTACAATACGTAAAGATGGCCTGAGATTATGGGGTTCTTGGAAACGCGGTAAAGATGAATCAGATTTACCAGAAAAACGCCTTCTGTCGCCGTTGGAGGTGCACACAATATTCACACATATTTCTTCAGAAGATTTAGCTCACTTAGGTCTTAATGAGCAGTATGCTAGACCTGACTGGATGATTATTACAGTCTTACCTGTTCCTCCTCCGAGTGTCCGTCCTAGTATTTCGGTGGATGGAACCAGTCGTGGCGAAGATGATTTAACGCACAAACTTTCCGATATCATAAAAGCAAATGCCAACGTTCGACGGTGTGAACAAGAAGGAGCTCCTGCGCATATTGTCTCTGAATATGAACAGTTACTTCAGTTCCATGTTGCCACGTATATGGACAATGAAATAGCGGGACAGCCTCAGGCTTTACAAAAATCTGGCAGACCTCTTAAAAGTATCCGTGCACGGCTCAAGGGAAAAGAGGGTCGATTACGTGGCAACCTGATGGGTAAACGGGTTGATTTTTCAGCTCGTACTGTGATTACCGGTGATCCAAATTTGTCGTTAGATGAACTCGGTGTTCCACGTAGTATTGCTAAGACACTTACTTATCCTGAAACTGTTACACcttataatatttatcaattgCAAGAATTAGTACGAAATGGTCCTGATGAGCATCCCGGTGCTAAATATATCATTCGTGATACAGGAGAGCGTATTGACTTGCGTTATCATAAACGTGCTGGTGATATTCCTCTTAGGTACGGTTGGCGAGTTGAGCGGCATATTCGTGATGGCGATGTCGTTATTTTTAACAGACAGCCATCCCTTCACAAAATGAGTATGATGGGTCATAGGATTCGCGTAATGCCGTACTCGACATTCCGATTAAACTTGTCAGTTACGTCTCCTTATAATGCTGACTTTGATGGTGATGAAATGAATATGCATGTCCCTCAGTCAGAAGAAACTCGTGCAGAAATTCAGGAAATTACTATGGTACCTAAGCAGATTGTTTCTCCTCAATCAAACAAGCCTGTCATGGGTATTGTTCAAGATACTTTAGCAGGTGTTCGTAAGTTTTCGTTACGTGATAACTTTTTGACTCGCAACGCTGTAATGAATATTATGTTATGGGTACCAGACTGGGATGGAATACTCCCACCACCCGTCATTCTTAAACCAAAGGTTTTATGGACAGGAAAGCAAATTTTGAGCTTGATTATACCCAAGGGAATTAACTTAATTAGAGACGACGATAAGCAAAGTCTTTCAAATCCCACCGACTCAGGAATGTTGATTGAAAATGGTGAAATTATATACGGCGTGGTTGACAAGAAGACTGTTGGTGCTTCTCAAGGTGGTTTAGTTCATACTATCTGGAAAGAGAAAGGTCCTGAGATTTGTAAAGGTTTCTTCAATGGTATTCAACGAGTTGTAAACTATTGGCTTTTACATAACGGTTTTAGCATTGGTATAGGAGATACTATTGCCGATGCGGACACAATGAAAGAGGTTACTAGAACTGTTAAGGAAGCCCGTCGTCAAGTCGCAGAATGTATTCAGGATGCTCAGCACAATCGCTTAAAGCCTGAGCCAGGAATGACCCTTCGAGAATCTTTTGAAGCTAAGGTATCAAGGATTCTCAATCAAGCGAGAGACAACGCTGGTAGGTCAGCTGAGCATAGCTTGAAGGATTCTAACAATGTCAAACAAATGGTTGCTGCTGGTTCAAAAGGttcatttattaatatctCTCAAATGTCTGCTTGCGTCGGTCAGCAAATCGTTGAAGGCAAACGTATTCCTTTTGGATTTAAATATCGTACATTACCACATTTTCCTAAAGACGACGACTCTCCAGAATCTCGTggatttattgaaaattcatACTTAAGGGGTTTAACTCCTCAAGAGTTCTTTTTCCACGCAATGGCTGGACGTGAGGGTTTGATTGATACTGCGGTCAAAACTGCTGAAACTGGATACATCCAAAGGCGTCTTGTTAAGGCTATGGAGGATGTAATGGTTCGCTATGACGGTACTGTGCGCAATGCCATGGGTGACATTATACAATTTGCCTATGGTGAAGATGGCCTGGATGCCACATTAGTAGAGTACCAGGTTTTTGACTCATTAAGGTTATCCACTAagcaatttgaaaagaagtaTCGAATTGATTTAATGGAGGATAGGAGTTTATCATTGTATATGGAGAACTCTATTGAGAACGATTCTTCAGTACAAGACTTATTAGATGAGGAGTATACACAGCTGGTTGCTGATCGTGAGTTACTAtgcaaatttattttcccCAAAGGTGATGCTAGATGGCCTTTACCTGTCAATGTACAAAGAATCATCCAAAATGCTTTACAAATATTCCATTTAGAAGCTAAAAAACCCACCGATCTTTTACCGAGTGATATTATTAACGGGTTAAATGAACTAATTGcaaaattaacaattttcCGCGGAAGTGACCGTATTACTCGTGATGTTCAAAACAACGCTACCTTGTTATTCCAGATTTTATTAAGGTCCAAATTTGCTGTAAAACGGGTAATAATGGAATACCGACTTAACAAAGTCGCATTTGAATGGATTATGGGTGAAGTGGAAGCTCGTTTCCAACAAGCTGTCGTAAGTCCTGGAGAAATGGTGGGTACTCTGGCTGCACAATCTATTGGAGAACCAGCAACTCAAATGACACTCAATACATTCCATTACGCTGGTGTTTCTTCTAAGAACGTTACCTTGGGTGTTCCTCgtttgaaagaaattttgaatgtcgctaaaaatattaagaCCCCTTCTTTAACTATTTATCTTATGCCCTGGATAGCAGCTAATATGGATCTTGCTAAGAACGTTCAAACCCAAATCGAACATACAACTTTGAGCACTGTTACCTCTGCAACCGAAATTCATTACGACCCAGATCCTCAAGACACAGTGATTGAAGAAGATAAGGATTTTGTTGAAGCTTTCTTTGCTATTCCTGATGAAGAAGTTGAAGAGAACTTGTATAAGCAGTCTCCTTGGTTGCTTCGTCTTGAACTTGACCGTGCTAAGATGTTAGATAAGAAGTTGAGTATGAGTGATGTTGCTGGTAAAATTGCTGAAAGCTTTGAACGTGATCTTTTTACTATTTGGTCTGAGGATAATGCAGACAAGCTTATCATTCGTTGTCGTATCATTCGCGATGATGACCGTAAGGCAGAAGATGACGATAATATGATTGAAGAGGatgtttttttgaaaactatTGAAGGTCATATGCTTGAGAGTATTAGTCTTCGTGGTGTGCCGAACATTACTCGTGTTTATATGATGGAGCACAAGATTGTGCGGCAAATTGAAGATGGTACTTTTGAACGTGCTGATGAATGGGTTTTGGAAACAGACGGCATAAATCTTACTGAAGCAATGACTGTAGAGGGTGTAGATGCCACCAGAACTTACTCCAATTCTTTCGTggaaattttgcaaattctTGGTATTGAAGCTACGAGATCTGCTTTACTTAAAGAATTAAGAAATGTTATCGAATTCGATGGTTCTTACGTTAATTATCGCCATCTGGCCCTTCTTTGCGATGTTATGACATCTAGGGGCCATTTAATGGCTATTACCCGTCATGGCATTAACAGAGCTGAAACCGGTGCTCTAATGAGGTGCtcttttgaagaaactGTAGAAATCCTTATGGATGCTGCTGCGAGTGGAGAAAAGGATGATTGCAAGGGAATATCTGAAAACATAATGCTAGGACAATTAGCCCCAATGGGAACTGGCGCATTTGATATTTACCTTGATCAAGATATGTTGATGAATTACAGTCTTGGTACCGCCGTCCCTACGCTCGCTGGGTCAGGAATGGGTACTTCCCAATTACCAGAAGGAGCCGGTACGCCATATGAACGCTCACCAATGGTTGATTCTGGATTTGTTGGATCTCCTGACGCCGCAGCATTTTCCCCTCTAGTACAAGGTGGATCCGAAGGTCGTGAAGGGTTTGGCGATTATGGATTGTTGGGGGCTGCTAGTCCTTATAAAGGGGTACAATCCCCTGGTTATACTAGTCCATTTTCGTCTGCTATGAGTCCTGGGTATGGACTTACTTCACCAAGCTATAGTCCATCATCTCCGGGATATTCCACGTCACCTGCTTATATGCCATCGAGTCCTTCCTATTCTCCAACTAGTCCTTCTTATTCCCCTACTAGTCCTTCTTATTCCCCTACTAGTCCTTCCTATTCTCCAACAAGTCCTTCATACTCAGCGACAAGTCCATCCTACTCTCCAACTAGTCCCTCCTATTCTCCTACTAGTCCTTCTTATTCGCCTACAAGCCCATCATATTCTCCTACTAGTCCCTCTTATTCACCGACTAGTCCTTCTTATTCTCCCACAAGCCCATCATATTCTCCTACTAGTCCCTCTTATTCACCGACTAGTCCTTCTTATTCTCCCACAAGTCCTTCTTATTCTCCTACGAGCCCATCGTATTCGCCTACTAGTCCTTCCTATTCTCCTACGAGCCCGTCGTATTCACCGACTAGTCCCTCTTATTCACCGACTAGTCCTTCTTACTCTCCAACTAGTCCCTCTTATTCCCCTACTAGTCCCTCTTATTCTCCTACTAGTCCTTCATATTCTCCTACGAGCCCTTCTTACTCTCCCACGAGTCCCTCGTATTCCCCTACTAGCCCATCTTAG